One Lutra lutra chromosome 7, mLutLut1.2, whole genome shotgun sequence DNA window includes the following coding sequences:
- the GTF2A1 gene encoding transcription initiation factor IIA subunit 1 isoform X1, protein MANSANTNTVPKLYRSVIEDVINDVRDIFLDDGVDEQVLMELKTLWENKLMQSRAVDGFHSEEQQLLLQVQQQHQPQQQQHHHHHHHQQTQPQQTVPQQAQTQQVLIPASQQAAAPQVIVPDSKLIQHMNASNMSAAATAATLALPAGVTPVQQILTNSGQLLQVVRAANGAQYIFQPQQSVVLQQQVIPQMQPGGVQAPVIQQVLAPLPGGISPQTGVIIQPQQILFTGNKTQVIPTTVAAPTPAQAQITATGQQQPQAQPAQAQAPLVLQVDGTGDTSSEEDEDEEEDYDDDEEEDKEKDGAEDGQVEEEPLNSEDDVSDEEGQELFDTENVVVCQYDKIHRSKNKWKFHLKDGIMNLNGRDYIFSKAIGDAEW, encoded by the exons ccTAAATTGTACAGATCTGTGATTGAAGATGTTATTAATGATGTAAGAGACATCTTTTTGGATGATGGAGTTGATGAACAAGTTCTGATGGAACTAAAAACC TTGTGGGAAAATAAACTAATGCAGTCTAGGGCAGTAGATGGATTTCATTCAGAAGAGCAGCAGCTTTTATTGCAAGTTCAGCAGCAACATCAACCCCAGCAGCAgcaacatcaccaccaccaccaccatcagcaAACTCAGCCACAGCAGACAGTACCTCAGCAAGCACAGACCCAACAGGTCCTTATTCCTGCATCACAGCAAG ctgctgCACCACAAGTTATAGTTCCTGATTCTAAGCTGATACAACATATGAATGCATCAAACATG agtGCTGCTGCTACAGCTGCTACCTTGGCACTCCCTGCGGGTGTGACTCCTGTTCAGCAGATACTAACAAATTCAG GCCAGCTTCTTCAAGTAGTAAGAGCAGCCAATGGTGCCCAGTATATCTTTCAGCCTCAGCAGTCAGTGGTTCTCCAACAACAAGTTATACCACAAATGCAGCCTGGTGGAGTACAAGCTCCTGTTATACAACAG GTACTGGCCCCTCTTCCTGGAGGGATTTCACCACAGACGGGTGTCATCATTCAGCCACAACAAATCTTATTTACAGGAAATAAGACTCAAGTTATACCTACAACGGTGGCTGCACCTACACCGGCACAAGCACAGATAACTGCAACTGGCCAACAGCAACCACAGGCCCAGCCTGCTCAAGCACAAGCCCCGTTGGTGTTACAGGTTGATGGCACTGGGGATACATCATctgaagaagatgaagatgaagaagaagactatgatgatgatgaggaggaagacaaagagaaagatggaGCTGAGGATGGGCAGGTAGAAGAA GAGCCCCTCAACAGTGAAGATGATGTGAGTGATGAGGAAGGACAGGAACTCTTTGATACAGAAAATGTTGTTGTATGCCAATATGATAAG atacaCAGAAGTAAAAACAAGTGGAAATTTCATCTTAAGGATGGCATTATGAATCTTAATGGAAGAgattatatattttccaaagccATTGGAGATGCAGAATGGTGA
- the GTF2A1 gene encoding transcription initiation factor IIA subunit 1 isoform X2: MQWKPKLYRSVIEDVINDVRDIFLDDGVDEQVLMELKTLWENKLMQSRAVDGFHSEEQQLLLQVQQQHQPQQQQHHHHHHHQQTQPQQTVPQQAQTQQVLIPASQQAAAPQVIVPDSKLIQHMNASNMSAAATAATLALPAGVTPVQQILTNSGQLLQVVRAANGAQYIFQPQQSVVLQQQVIPQMQPGGVQAPVIQQVLAPLPGGISPQTGVIIQPQQILFTGNKTQVIPTTVAAPTPAQAQITATGQQQPQAQPAQAQAPLVLQVDGTGDTSSEEDEDEEEDYDDDEEEDKEKDGAEDGQVEEEPLNSEDDVSDEEGQELFDTENVVVCQYDKIHRSKNKWKFHLKDGIMNLNGRDYIFSKAIGDAEW, from the exons ccTAAATTGTACAGATCTGTGATTGAAGATGTTATTAATGATGTAAGAGACATCTTTTTGGATGATGGAGTTGATGAACAAGTTCTGATGGAACTAAAAACC TTGTGGGAAAATAAACTAATGCAGTCTAGGGCAGTAGATGGATTTCATTCAGAAGAGCAGCAGCTTTTATTGCAAGTTCAGCAGCAACATCAACCCCAGCAGCAgcaacatcaccaccaccaccaccatcagcaAACTCAGCCACAGCAGACAGTACCTCAGCAAGCACAGACCCAACAGGTCCTTATTCCTGCATCACAGCAAG ctgctgCACCACAAGTTATAGTTCCTGATTCTAAGCTGATACAACATATGAATGCATCAAACATG agtGCTGCTGCTACAGCTGCTACCTTGGCACTCCCTGCGGGTGTGACTCCTGTTCAGCAGATACTAACAAATTCAG GCCAGCTTCTTCAAGTAGTAAGAGCAGCCAATGGTGCCCAGTATATCTTTCAGCCTCAGCAGTCAGTGGTTCTCCAACAACAAGTTATACCACAAATGCAGCCTGGTGGAGTACAAGCTCCTGTTATACAACAG GTACTGGCCCCTCTTCCTGGAGGGATTTCACCACAGACGGGTGTCATCATTCAGCCACAACAAATCTTATTTACAGGAAATAAGACTCAAGTTATACCTACAACGGTGGCTGCACCTACACCGGCACAAGCACAGATAACTGCAACTGGCCAACAGCAACCACAGGCCCAGCCTGCTCAAGCACAAGCCCCGTTGGTGTTACAGGTTGATGGCACTGGGGATACATCATctgaagaagatgaagatgaagaagaagactatgatgatgatgaggaggaagacaaagagaaagatggaGCTGAGGATGGGCAGGTAGAAGAA GAGCCCCTCAACAGTGAAGATGATGTGAGTGATGAGGAAGGACAGGAACTCTTTGATACAGAAAATGTTGTTGTATGCCAATATGATAAG atacaCAGAAGTAAAAACAAGTGGAAATTTCATCTTAAGGATGGCATTATGAATCTTAATGGAAGAgattatatattttccaaagccATTGGAGATGCAGAATGGTGA